Proteins from a single region of Manis javanica isolate MJ-LG chromosome 5, MJ_LKY, whole genome shotgun sequence:
- the EDN3 gene encoding endothelin-3 isoform X1: MEPGLCLLFGLAVTSAAGLMPHPQPGEAGRSGIHGATPAARSEGDMKETEAMTAVQKSPGGPGQKQGPGQFGEQVPKGGPVHHRARRCTCFTYKDKECVYYCHLDIIWINTPEQTVPYGLSNYRGSFRGRRSAGLFLQSPQRSKWTRRCACVESHDRACMGFCTQILAVNRNSRMAEKLDAEEEKQARGVHGGLHPGRLKPRTDKASRL, from the exons ATGGAGCCGGGACTGTGTCTCCTTTTCGGGCTCGCAGTAACCTCCGCCGCAG GATTGATGCCTCACCCCCAGCCTGGGGAAGCTGGCAGGAGCGGCATACACGGGGCCACCCCTGCAGCCAGATCTGAGGGGGACATGAAGGAGACTGAGGCCATGACTGCAGTGCAGAAAAGTCCTGGAGGCCCTGGGCAAAAACAGGGACCAGGTCAGTTTGGGGAGCAGGTGCCCAAGGGGGGCCCTGTGCACCACCGAGCCAGGCGCTGTACGTGCTTCACCTACAAGGATAAGGAGTGCGTCTACTATTGCCACCTGGACATCATCTGGATCAACACTCCTGA ACAGACTGTTCCCTATGGACTGTCCAACTACAGAGGAAGCTTCCGGGGCAGGAGGTCTGCTGGGCTGTTCCTGCAGAGCCCACAGCGCTCCAAGTGGACACGACGCTGTGCTTGTGTGGAGAGCCATGACAGGGCCTGCATGGGCTTCTGCACCCAAATTCTGGCTGTTAACAG GAATTCAAGGATGGCAGAAAAACTTGACGCAGAAGAGGAAAAGCAGGCCAGGGGTGTCCACGGGGGCCTGCATCCCGGGAG GCTGAAGCCCAGGACAGACAAAGCAAGTAGGCTTTAG
- the EDN3 gene encoding endothelin-3 isoform X2 — protein MEPGLCLLFGLAVTSAAGLMPHPQPGEAGRSGIHGATPAARSEGDMKETEAMTAVQKSPGGPGQKQGPGQFGEQVPKGGPVHHRARRCTCFTYKDKECVYYCHLDIIWINTPEQTVPYGLSNYRGSFRGRRSAGLFLQSPQRSKWTRRCACVESHDRACMGFCTQILAVNRNSRMAEKLDAEEEKQARGVHGGLHPGRQAEAQDRQSK, from the exons ATGGAGCCGGGACTGTGTCTCCTTTTCGGGCTCGCAGTAACCTCCGCCGCAG GATTGATGCCTCACCCCCAGCCTGGGGAAGCTGGCAGGAGCGGCATACACGGGGCCACCCCTGCAGCCAGATCTGAGGGGGACATGAAGGAGACTGAGGCCATGACTGCAGTGCAGAAAAGTCCTGGAGGCCCTGGGCAAAAACAGGGACCAGGTCAGTTTGGGGAGCAGGTGCCCAAGGGGGGCCCTGTGCACCACCGAGCCAGGCGCTGTACGTGCTTCACCTACAAGGATAAGGAGTGCGTCTACTATTGCCACCTGGACATCATCTGGATCAACACTCCTGA ACAGACTGTTCCCTATGGACTGTCCAACTACAGAGGAAGCTTCCGGGGCAGGAGGTCTGCTGGGCTGTTCCTGCAGAGCCCACAGCGCTCCAAGTGGACACGACGCTGTGCTTGTGTGGAGAGCCATGACAGGGCCTGCATGGGCTTCTGCACCCAAATTCTGGCTGTTAACAG GAATTCAAGGATGGCAGAAAAACTTGACGCAGAAGAGGAAAAGCAGGCCAGGGGTGTCCACGGGGGCCTGCATCCCGGGAG ACAGGCTGAAGCCCAGGACAGACAAAGCAAGTAG
- the EDN3 gene encoding endothelin-3 isoform X3 has translation MEPGLCLLFGLAVTSAAGLMPHPQPGEAGRSGIHGATPAARSEGDMKETEAMTAVQKSPGGPGQKQGPGQFGEQVPKGGPVHHRARRCTCFTYKDKECVYYCHLDIIWINTPEQTVPYGLSNYRGSFRGRRSAGLFLQSPQRSKWTRRCACVESHDRACMGFCTQILAVNRNSRMAEKLDAEEEKQARGVHGGLHPGR, from the exons ATGGAGCCGGGACTGTGTCTCCTTTTCGGGCTCGCAGTAACCTCCGCCGCAG GATTGATGCCTCACCCCCAGCCTGGGGAAGCTGGCAGGAGCGGCATACACGGGGCCACCCCTGCAGCCAGATCTGAGGGGGACATGAAGGAGACTGAGGCCATGACTGCAGTGCAGAAAAGTCCTGGAGGCCCTGGGCAAAAACAGGGACCAGGTCAGTTTGGGGAGCAGGTGCCCAAGGGGGGCCCTGTGCACCACCGAGCCAGGCGCTGTACGTGCTTCACCTACAAGGATAAGGAGTGCGTCTACTATTGCCACCTGGACATCATCTGGATCAACACTCCTGA ACAGACTGTTCCCTATGGACTGTCCAACTACAGAGGAAGCTTCCGGGGCAGGAGGTCTGCTGGGCTGTTCCTGCAGAGCCCACAGCGCTCCAAGTGGACACGACGCTGTGCTTGTGTGGAGAGCCATGACAGGGCCTGCATGGGCTTCTGCACCCAAATTCTGGCTGTTAACAG GAATTCAAGGATGGCAGAAAAACTTGACGCAGAAGAGGAAAAGCAGGCCAGGGGTGTCCACGGGGGCCTGCATCCCGGGAGGTGA